The Arachis ipaensis cultivar K30076 chromosome B07, Araip1.1, whole genome shotgun sequence genome includes a window with the following:
- the LOC107608113 gene encoding dehydration-responsive element-binding protein 2D: MLKSGMMGMEERKQAKKPAQASSRKGCMRGKGGPENASCTYKGVRQRTWGKWVAEIREPNRGARLWLGTFETSHEAALAYDTAARKLYGPDAKLNLPLHHHHHSSSSSSSSSNSSQIQHNHPLINNIITTPPPATPLISSSCNNSFNTASSMVASLHQQVGPPIYSSDSSSIVSSSLPLDTTNNKEEDVLRPFWGSVNDCLPVFDESIWTEAAMSLDFPVIAAAEAATGIYPNANLADVGVWDTPWCM; this comes from the coding sequence ATGCTGAAATCGGGGATGATGGGAATGGAGGAGAGGAAACAGGCGAAGAAACCAGCACAAGCCAGCTCCAGAAAGGGTTGTATGAGAGGGAAAGGTGGCCCTGAGAATGCGAGCTGCACCTATAAGGGTGTTAGGCAGAGAACTTGGGGCAAATGGGTTGCTGAGATCCGTGAACCCAATCGTGGTGCTCGTCTCTGGCTTGGTACCTTTGAGACCTCTCATGAAGCTGCTCTTGCTTATGATACTGCTGCTCGTAAGCTCTATGGCCCTGATGCTAAGCTCAATCTCCCTCTTCATCACCAtcaccattcttcttcttcttcttcttcttctagtaATTCCTCCCAAATTCAACACAACCACCCtcttattaataatattattactaCTCCACCACCAGCAACACCACTTATTAGTTCTTCTTGTAATAATAGCTTCAACACAGCGTCGTCCATGGTGGCCTCTCTTCATCAGCAAGTTGGGCCACCAATATACAGCAGTGATTCTTCATCCATTGTGTCTTCTTCCCTTCCATTGGACACCACCAACAATAAGGAGGAGGATGTTCTTCGACCGTTCTGGGGATCAGTGAATGATTGTTTGCCTGTGTTTGATGAATCAATCTGGACAGAAGCAGCCATGTCCCTTGATTTCCCTGTAATTGCTGCTGCAGAGGCTGCCACTGGAATTTACCCAAACGCCAACTTGGCAGATGTTGGTGTTTGGGACACCCCATGGTGCATGTAA